In Acomys russatus chromosome 13, mAcoRus1.1, whole genome shotgun sequence, the genomic stretch TGGTTTTAGAAGGCTTTTTGTCTATACTTCCTATGACTCATCAAAAATCTGGCCTTTGCCTTTGAGATCCCTCTGGGTTCTTCCCGCCTATctgcttcctccccaccccaggccatCTGGGGTTGTACCTCGGGAGGAGTCCTGGTTCTCCATCCTGAAGCCGCGTTGGTAGACTGGAACCGGGCAGACGTTGCCTTGCGGAGGACACTCCTGCCGACAAGATCTGTAGAGGATGCACATCTCAGGGATGATGTAGAGCAGCAGGAAAACCCACGCGTTGGTGACCAAGCCAATGCAGATGACCGCGTCGTCCCACTGGGGCTGCCGCTGGAACTGAGGGTTGCCTCTCATGAGCATGGAGATCCACACCACCCAGACAATGATGGAGACGAGCACGGTGGCGAAGATGAGCCTTCCGTGCTGCTTCCAGTTCTCGCACGGGCCACAGAAGGTTGCCTTGGAGACGAAGAACGTGAGGGCCATGAGGAGGAGGACGTAGATCAGGAGACAGACAAAGTCCACGTTGAGCTGGTATGGTGTCATGTGCTCGAACATCAAGCCTCTGGTCATGATGAGGGTCACATACTCTATCGCAATGATGGTCTGCAACAGGCTGACACCGACAGCGATGAACAGAATCGTGGTCCAGCAGAAGGAGACCCTACCCCGGACCAGCTTCACCAGGTTGGAGGCATGggccaggaggcaggagaagcagagagcGAAGAGAACCCCGAAGAGGAAGTAGCGAACAGGGGCAGTTTGTTGGTTGAGCTGGATGATGAAGGCAAAAGCAAGTCCAAAGAGCCCCAGCACACCCAGCAGGAAGAGGAACTGGGTGGGTAGCACGTTCCACAGGCTGCAGTCCTGCACCTTCCTCATGAGGAAGAGGAATGCCAGGAGCAGCAATATTGTAACCACTATGCCAATCACTGCCAAGGACTCCAGAACAATGCTCCATGGCCCCTCATTGTCACAGAAGAGGTAGTAGTCTTCTGTGGACTTCACGCAGTCCTCATACATGGTGACTTATAGGTCTGGTTTCctgtggggaggggaaaaaaaaccgaAGCTAACTCATGGCTTTATATCCACCCACAAGAACACTGCTCCAAGTGAAGACACCTGAGCATGTGCAGGGAAACAGCTTTTCCACAATAGTCAGCCAGACACTggagagttttgttttatttgcctcTCATCATTTACCTAAACGCCAACCTTCCTGGGTGGGATAAAGATCTGATAGCTACAAATATAGTCCACAAAGATAGGAAGGCCATCCTCTCTCTGTTACCACTACATTTATAACAGCTGTGTCCAGGATGACACGGAAGGAAGTGAGAAGGCCAAACTGAAGCCTTCAGAACTGACTTAGTTCGTGCTCTGAAGAGCCAACTCCAGAACAGTCTCCACTTGGAATCTAGTTTCAGGTCAGAATGCCCAGAGGCCGTTTGAAGGCAAGCAGAATCTTCTTGTCTGCTCTGTGGGATTCTAGCTGTACCAGGCTCCAGAATATCAGTGCATCCTTCATGGGATCATGTCCCACATGGATGCCCTGCTTAAAGCAGACGGGCAAGGCATGTTCCCCAGTGATTTCAGTgaccatttcttctttcattttagtTCAAGTCAACCCAGTGCAGTGGGCTGTTATTAAACAGCTGTTATTTGttcaccaaaacccaaaaaatcaaaaaaccaagaaacaaccaaaaaagccccccccccaaaaacccaaaaccaaaaacaacaacgacaacaaaaaaaccccacaaagaatGTCACCTTCCTTCAAGTAACTTTACAGATATTTAGGACTAAAACCTCTGACTAAGCTGAGGCGGCCTAGAAAAACAACCCCATGTtgattctgaaaaaataaaacagtgacaacaacaaaataaacaaacacaaaatacccCATTGCACTTGAATACTCTTAGCTCTGTTGCCAATTCAGCTGGCAGGAGCGGTGACCCTACTTCTCAGCTGATCCCGAGGCCCCCGGGACTCCGGCTTACCTCCTCCCTGCGAAGCTGCTGAGGCTGTAGCGCTGGGGAAGCTGTGACTGCAAATGAGTAAGGAGGACACAACTTCAGGTGCTTTAATCTCTCCTCAAATGGGCGGAAGACCTGCAGGACCTCACTCGGGTTCCAGAAGTGTCTATTAAAAAGAACCGGAAGGGCACAAGGACACACCTAGTCCAGTTTCGAGGCAACTTTTCTACACAGATTTCTTTGGTgagaacaattattttttttcatttactgctGACCAGAGAGATGCCTTGGCCCCAGAGAGGTGTCTTTAGGAACATTTGCTTCCTCACAGTACATGCCAACCGTGTTTAGGAAGCTGTGGGAGGAAAGAGCTTAAGCCCTGTTTCAGGAAATTCCTTCAAACTTTGCCTTTAATCCTAAGAGTTTGAAGAGCTTTCATTGAACAAAGTACCAGGACTTTCTCCAGGCATATGGAAGGACAATTTTACCTAGCCCTGGCCTTCGAATAGCTGATGGTGGGAAATCATTCCTGCAGCTCCGGCCTCCCACGGTGGCTGCCTCTTCTTTGTACCAAGCACTCTTAGTATCTCGCAGGGCTTTGCCTGGAATCCCCACCTTTACTCTTCCCAGCCCCATTAACACACTTGCTTTGGGTCTCATTGCACCTAGGAATTCCCAGGTCCAGAAATGAAGGAATTCACAATTCAAGGTCACCAGCTGATACTgaaataacatatttatttatttttttccctatggTGACATGAACAAAGTCTACAAAACAGCCCTCCGGTGAGTCTTGTGATTCTTGTCCCACTCACAGTGTGAAGATACCCTTCCCCCATCAGTGCACCTTGCTTGGTTTTAAGATGCACTGTGACCTGGCTCTGCCTTTCCCGTCCAACCATAATCTACTTAGGTCTCCAGAGTGCATGATTTAGCcaaattgtttggttttgtttttgttttcttcagagccTTGGAAAGAAATAAGGCCCTCCTGCTCAACTCCTCTTAGgtgctgtctctgtttccttcagaGCCTTGGGAAGAAGTAAGGCCCTCCTGCTCAACTCCTCTTAGgtgctgtctctgtttccttcagaGCCTTGGGAAGAAGTAAGGCCCTCCTGCTCAACTCCTTTTAGGTGCTGTCTCTGTTTGGAATcaccctttattttatttccatgagCCTTTCCCTCACCCaagccttccctttctctctaagGTCTGGTTCATCATATCTCCCTGACTCTTCTTGCCTTCCTCGCTCATTCCATCTCCCACTGATGACCTTCCGCCAAATCTACAGCCCCTAAAAATACATTCTGTTCAAAAACGAAAGAGATCCTAACTTTTTGAGCTTAATTTATAAATTGATGTGTAAGGTGGTAAATAATgagcaaaaacaaatgaataaaaaaatatgtcagcttgagccaggtgtggtggcgcacgccaggtgtggtggcgcacgcctttcatctcagcacttgggaggcagaggcaggtagatctctgagtttgaggccaggctggcctacaaagtgagtttcaggacagccggagctacccagagaaaccctgctccacaaaacaaaaaacaaacaaactgagaagAAACTTATCTGTATGAACCTCACTTTCTTGATGAGATCCGGGATCTTTGTCTTCTGCTCCATCGCACCTGGTCCCAAGTGGAGCATCTGCGAGGCACATGGTCTGATGACATAAGGGAAGCCAATATCTCTGAGAAGATACTTTTCACAGCGTGGCTTTCAAGCATACGCTTTTCAGTGGAGACCACCTACCAAGACATCAGACCTTTAGCAAGCCCTTGATAGGTTCATTCTGAAATGTTTGTGTCTTCAGAGTCTCCTTAACTTTAAAGAGGTCATTTTTCTCCTTCGGGAGAAGAACCTTCCAGGAAGATTCATTTGCTCCTCTGAAACCGTAAGGCTAAAACTtacaggaagggaaaggggactcTGGATGGAGGGCTGGACAGGCACGCACGAGAATTCACCCGAGAGCCCTGCGAGTGGTGACATTGCTGCTAGCAGACACGGGAGACATTTCCATTGACTTTTTTCAGGTGAGCTACTTTACTGACTGCTCCCCCACTCCCCTGCACGTTACTCATGTTCCTCTCCCTTTGTTGTTTGGAGAGGCCTCTTGACCTTGGGGTGGCTTGAGGCAGGTAAACTAATGGGTTAATGACCACAAAGCCCATTGAGCACCTTAGATAAAAGGGCCTGGCTCAAGTattaattatctttatttaaaCATCTAGGGTGATAGCATGAACCCATCTGTTGTTGGCCCTGGAGGATATGGGCCCACTTTGCCAACACACATCCAGATTACTCACACCtcatttcttctgtcctctgcgcATTAACAGCATCAGAACAAACATCTGAGATACAGCTTTGATGAACCAAAACACATCGACTACAGGCAGTCCATTAAAAATGGAGATGAAACAGTGAAGAGGCCAAGCGCCTTCTGCCAGAAACAGCCCTCTCACAGGAACCCatctgggagggaggaagagcattCGCCTGGCCTAACTCTTCCACTAAGAGTGAGGAAGCCAACACTATAACAGGAAGAACTGAATAGTGAGGAAGCAGAGGTCTAGACCGATGAAGGCAAGGACTCAAGGCATGGGATGCCGGAGAAGCCAGCCAGGGCCTGTGAACTAAAAACGCCTGAAAAGAAGCTGCGTCTGCAGAGACTGGTCAACTGACTGGGAACTTCAGTTCTGTGAAGGGAATGCAATGCTGCTGGTCCAGAGGCCAATGTCTACCCTCTGGGGCGGCCATTCCGTGCCCACTTCTGTGTCAGAACTAACATTTTGTAATGAATAGATAGACATTTTTTTGGAATCTGTTAATTTAGCAGACCACTAGTTCCCACCAACCCAAAGGGTCAGATAGTATCTTGGCCTATAGAAAGGCTTCCTCTGTTTGTCTATACCtatgaatgtattttaaacttgtcTTGATTTATGACATTCTTTGTCCTATAAAGCTATAAAAAGCTgcatgaaactgcttccacatgGGAACATGGGGTAACCCAAATCTATCTTCTTGGGCCTTGGCCACTCAAAATGGCTCCtgaataaattcttttcttattgcctttaagatgagagctgtggTTTTTACGTGGGCACTTGTTCAACTCTCAGGACATGTCCTTGCTATGGGCCTAGGTTGAATTTTCTGACATGTTCCACCCTTAGGGACAGGTAGAAAGACTCAAGTCCTCCCCTGACCTCTGCCTGCTCAgagaaggtttttctgtgtagctttggctgtcctgaagcttgctctgtagaccaggctggcctgcaattcagagatccatcttcctctgcttcctgagtgctgagattaaaggggtgaaccaccactacccagctaagACTCAGGTCTTTAGATAGGACTTATGGATCATgactagaggaaagaaaaatgaaccagTGTGAGAGTGAACCACATGTACCCTGTCCTACTGATCCTATGACTGGCCTTGTGAGCCGAGAGACTGTGACAGGGACAGACTGGCCAGGAAAGCGctgtttgttctttggtttgttggcATCCACAAGGCACAGCCTCTACCCGACAGGCCCCTGTGCTAGACACTTGATGCTCTGTGGTCACCCTCTGGAAATTCCTAATGCCTTCCCTTTGGATTTGTGTTTGGTCAATGAGATTGGGTGGGGCCATGGAGCATGGGTGTGTTTCTTTAAGTCATCACTCAAGCATGGTCCAGCTTCCAAGAGTCTCCTCCATAGCTGGGTTCCAGAGCACTTAGTCAATTCACTGCTGGTGCCCTGGGTTACCCAGCCTCCCCAGTTCTGCAACTGAGCCTCAATTGGGACACCTGTCTACATAGGTCAGGAAGGGTGACTTGGAAAGTGGTGAGCATGATGCTCCTGAAAAAGGATGTAACCTACTTTTATGCAGGACCCCACATTTTCATCTCACACCGGATCTAAGAAGTTATGTAGTTATTCCGAGGCATCTTATTCTgctatttttcaaatgtattatatTAGTCCTTATCAAATTATATCAGTGTATATACATGACACAGTTTAATCTTATATACTAAGTACTTGTGAAGTACCATGGTGACTAGTGTGGACTATTAAACTGCTAAAATCAACTGACTCTCACGCATTTATGTTTGTCGgagtattttgaaatttatttatttctattttattttgacagCAGGGTCTCGCTTTATAATTCAGGCTGATCTTTCTCtctggatcttcctgcctcagtctccaaagtACTGGGGTTTACAAGTATAGGCCACAAGACATGGCTGCTGTGCTCTGTTTTGaaaagctgggggctggagagtggcttaGCTTTTGAcatctctggctgctcttccacaggacataggttcaattcccagcacctacgtggcagctcCCAGCCAtgtgtatctccagttccaggggatctcgtgcctgcttctggcctcaggacctgcacacatgtggtccaCTGACATACACccaagcaaacactcatacacttaaaataaaaataaataaaatctcagaaacatttcaaaagaatACCTGCTGCCctcctgaagacctgagtttagttcccagcgtCCATGTCAGGTGGCTTGCAACTTCCTATGACTCTAGCCTTTTCTGGCTTTGGAGGCATGAACATACATATGGCACACACTTTTACAGATACATATTTAAAAGGTcgtacaaaaggaaaagaaatgttctAATGTTTTCTCTCTAGTTTATGATTGGTACAACATACCCTTCTTTAtagagttgttttttaaaaaaagaattaccttattatttgtgtgtgtgtgtgtgtgtgtgtgtgtgtgtgtgtgtgtgtgtgtgtgctgtgcgcCTTGGAAGCCAGGAATGGGCAGTGGgttccctggaggtggagttgcaggtggttgtgagctgcctgacatgggtgctggacaccaaacctcagtcctctgcaagagcagcaagccatTGCTTTGTTATCAGAAGAAAGCAGATAATGTAAAATAAGCTGGTCCGTTCAACTGCTACATCTAGAAGGAATAATCTGACACTACTGAGCAAAATGTTGAcccataaaaatttaattttacttaagcTACGTTCTAGAAGGGAAAATATAGATACAGGATTTAAAAGcagagaatatttaaatataatcttaTGAACTGTGCAAGGCTTAGCAAAAATGACAATAGCATGATTCataataaaattcatataaaGGAAAGCTTAAAACCCTCAAAAAAATACACATACTGTGGCAGGGCGTGATATTCTATCACTTGAATATCCAATTTGTTTCGAAAGAAAACATACCCGGATTTATTACTAATCTCTATGCTGTTGACGTCTATCAATGCAAACGTCTTGTAATCATCCACCAGGCTGTGTACGGGGCTACACAGCTGGTgggttctttcttcctcttcttcttcttcttcttcttcttcttcttcttcttcttcttcttcttcttcttcttcttcttcttcttcttccatatgTATGACATTGTGTACAGAGCTTTTGATAATAAGGTGATAAATCAGCTGATAAACTAGGCAGTGTACAGCAATCAGCCACCAAGTCCATACCGTCTTCACTCAGACTGAGGCAATGTTCTCTGTACACACTCTATACACAGTGTGGAGCTCGAGCTTAAACGGCAACAAGGAAGGAGGTTGCAGTTTTGCCCAGACTTTTAGTTAGATCAGACACAAATGACAAGAACAATCATTACAATTCATTGCTTTGCTTAAATGTGTTTTGTTCACATCTCAAGTGACTAGAATCTCCTAGTTAAAAAAGTTCATTATAgactttacatttaaaatgaaaaaaaaaaaaaactatcaaggAACTGCAAAAATTAACAAGATATAAGATTAGGATATGTGgcagagttttaaaaatgacTAATACTAGCAGCTAATTCATAATTAGACTTTGATACTAACAcagattttattgatttattgaaaTCAGATGGCAACACATAAAACTTGCAGAAACCTTTGTTTGGACATTGGAGCTGGCCATAACCTCTTACCATACAGTTAAATTTCTGCTtttcacaagaaaacaaaaaacaaaaacaaacaaaacaacaacaacaacagtaaaactCCTAGCGACATCCACAGTACACAAACTCAGAATTAAGAGTGAATGCTTTGCCCTAATTACCTGACACACCTCCTGCCAAGAGGTGGGGTCTAGTTCCACTCTCAAATCTAGGTTGGCCTTAGGGATTCACCATAGCAAGTAaactaccgtgtgtgtgtgtgtgtgtgtgtgtgtgtgtgtgtgtgtgtgtgtgtgtgtgtgttgatggggGTACATGCATAAGTCCCCGGGAAGCCGAAGCCTTGCAGCACTTGCAAGGCATCTTGGGTTACTTGGTCACCAGATGCTCTCCCTGGGGACGCGGCTGCCACACAAGAGGCCACATTTAGGTTCTCCAGTCAACAGTGCCAGCTGAGCCCAGCCTGCCAGCTGCCATCACCAAAGCAAGTCTCCTGGGAGATGGTCCTCTTGTTCCTACTGTCCAGTCGAATCTCTGAGCTGAACTCATGGCCATGTCAACGGGAGGGAACTCTTCAGTTTGTTGTCATGTTAGCTTTCATTTCTACAGAGCTCTAAAATAGCTTTGTCAAAGCCAAAGGCTTTTATCCCAGCGGAAACAGACGGACCTACAGGCACCAGCAGTCCCCTGAAAGGGCGTATTCTCTGAAGTGTTAAAAATGTCCTCATAAATGGGATGATTATACCTTCTGTGTGTTCTCTAACTGTTGCAACACATACAAGGGAAGAGAGAGCCGATGTGAGTGAAACAATTAGACATATTATTGtaacttattttctttcaggattatagtggtttttttttttcagaagaaatacaattttcttttcaaaatttcaCAAGTGAATAATTGAATTAAACTTGGTGAATAGGAAGTGACTTTGCTGAATTCGTACACCAAAGTATGACTGAAAGATTCCTATGTTGTTTAGgttaacattaataaaaatttccaGCATTGAAATCATTACTAGCAAGTCCCTGTTGCTAATAGCCACAGCCATCTACCAGTGTGAAGTTTTAGATTTTTAACCTTGGTTGGACTTTTAAAGGCTGAGCAATATCACAGAAGAGCATCAGGCCTTGTCTTCAGGTATCTCaccaaaataaatttataatcaGGGCAGAATATCTGTCCCCTGTAAAGATCATGGCTAAACTTTCATTTTATGTTAGAGCTGTGAATCACTTAAGCATAGGAAATGCACTGTTTGGCAGATTTATCATTGCTTGATAAATGTGATAACCCTCAAAGGGGAATCTTCCCTATCAACTTGAGTGGATTTGGaattacctaggagacacacctctgggcatgcctTTGAGGGCATTCCTAGA encodes the following:
- the Gprc5d gene encoding G-protein coupled receptor family C group 5 member D isoform X2; its protein translation is MYEDCVKSTEDYYLFCDNEGPWSIVLESLAVIGIVVTILLLLAFLFLMRKVQDCSLWNVLPTQFLFLLGVLGLFGLAFAFIIQLNQQTAPVRYFLFGVLFALCFSCLLAHASNLVKLVRGRVSFCWTTILFIAVGVSLLQTIIAIEYVTLIMTRGLMFEHMTPYQLNVDFVCLLIYVLLLMALTFFVSKATFCGPCENWKQHGRLIFATVLVSIIVWVVWISMLMRGNPQFQRQPQWDDAVICIGLVTNAWVFLLLYIIPEMCILYRSCRQECPPQGNVCPVPVYQRGFRMENQDSSRARDSDGAQEDVVLTAHGTPIQLQTVDPSQEYLIPRATLSPQQDAGF
- the Gprc5d gene encoding G-protein coupled receptor family C group 5 member D isoform X1, with the translated sequence MYEDCVKSTEDYYLFCDNEGPWSIVLESLAVIGIVVTILLLLAFLFLMRKVQDCSLWNVLPTQFLFLLGVLGLFGLAFAFIIQLNQQTAPVRYFLFGVLFALCFSCLLAHASNLVKLVRGRVSFCWTTILFIAVGVSLLQTIIAIEYVTLIMTRGLMFEHMTPYQLNVDFVCLLIYVLLLMALTFFVSKATFCGPCENWKQHGRLIFATVLVSIIVWVVWISMLMRGNPQFQRQPQWDDAVICIGLVTNAWVFLLLYIIPEMCILYRSCRQECPPQGNVCPVPVYQRGFRMENQDSSRDC